In Chloroflexota bacterium, a genomic segment contains:
- a CDS encoding cupin domain-containing protein translates to MSVKHIRELELKPVQAGSGTSMQVLISAEDGPNFAMRRFIMQPGGGMPRHTNLVEHEQFVLSGHARIGIGDEVYEVSTGNVVFIPAEVPHWYNNIGAEPFEFLCLVPNQLDEIKILE, encoded by the coding sequence ATGTCCGTCAAACATATCCGTGAACTTGAACTCAAACCCGTACAGGCCGGGAGCGGCACCAGCATGCAAGTGCTTATCTCGGCAGAAGATGGCCCCAATTTTGCAATGCGCCGTTTTATCATGCAGCCCGGCGGGGGCATGCCGCGGCACACCAATCTGGTGGAACATGAACAATTTGTGCTTAGCGGTCATGCCCGCATCGGCATTGGCGATGAAGTCTACGAAGTAAGCACGGGGAATGTGGTCTTCATCCCGGCAGAAGTGCCGCATTGGTATAACAATATCGGCGCGGAACCTTTCGAGTTCTTATGCCTGGTGCCCAATCAACTCGACGAGATCAAAATTCTGGAATAG
- a CDS encoding response regulator transcription factor, with product MRVLIIEDDRRLADLIRTVLEEEHFGVDLAHDGNLGLEMALRGTHDIAIVDWMLPGRDGPSICRAVRSARLPMALLMLTARTQVEDRVAGLYSGADDYLVKPFSIDELIARLHALSRRFQDNPADQWELRAGQLVMDLRAHTARRGEHPLELTKTEWTLLEYLMRHPKQVLSRQNILDYVWAYDSSVQTTMVDVYISYLRTKLTVPGMKDPIQTERGIGYRLNVDDA from the coding sequence ATGCGCGTTTTAATCATCGAAGACGACCGCCGTCTGGCAGATTTGATACGTACTGTGCTGGAAGAAGAACATTTTGGGGTGGATCTGGCGCATGATGGCAACCTCGGTTTGGAGATGGCGCTACGAGGTACCCATGATATCGCCATCGTCGATTGGATGCTCCCCGGTCGGGATGGCCCCTCCATTTGTCGGGCAGTGCGCTCGGCGCGCCTGCCGATGGCGTTGCTCATGCTGACCGCTCGCACCCAGGTTGAAGACCGGGTCGCCGGGCTTTACAGCGGCGCAGATGATTATCTGGTGAAGCCTTTCTCTATCGACGAGTTAATTGCCCGCCTGCACGCCCTGTCGAGAAGGTTTCAGGATAATCCCGCCGATCAGTGGGAACTTCGAGCCGGTCAACTTGTGATGGATTTGCGCGCCCATACCGCCCGCCGGGGCGAACACCCTCTGGAATTAACCAAAACCGAGTGGACTTTGCTCGAATACCTGATGCGCCATCCCAAACAGGTTTTGTCCCGTCAGAATATCCTCGATTATGTTTGGGCATATGACAGCAGCGTTCAAACCACAATGGTCGATGTATATATTTCATACCTGCGCACAAAGCTTACTGTGCCCGGTATGAAAGACCCCATCCAGACAGAACGCGGGATCGGATATAGACTCAATGTCGATGATGCTTAG
- a CDS encoding HAMP domain-containing histidine kinase, whose product MMLRKLRTQLTLFYFLAALAIILLGGGGSYSLLHYYLYNATDQAMQVKMALLMNQYGLSLPDELADAEQDWLENKGQSLPTPTPVPVIAHESEDEEREEGEESDEDDEGDDEYSQPSAYSEEHSEEGPYDEELAPVFVLPLNANSELITATNLPVAPITQDKAAAAAALLTGSDLRTIRLEDGSRARLLTYRVMVPGGPELLQVGRLLRDQDRVLSQYLVGLLILAGISSLALGLGSWWLSGRSLSPAQQAWNHQQAFVSNASHELRTPLTLIRATADYALRQKNQADQADHLQTILQECDYMNNLVDDLLLLSRLDSSRLQLTREVVKLPALLSEIEGQFSMLAAAKQVTLKVMDTTGAIWADPIRLRQVLLILLDNALRFTPSQGSIQLATRQHDKECQILVSDQGIGISPEHLPHIFERFYQINNPGVDDSHNNGLGLSIAKELVEAQGGKISLQSQVGKGTLVILTFMNA is encoded by the coding sequence ATGATGCTTAGAAAACTGCGCACGCAGCTAACCTTATTCTATTTTCTAGCGGCTCTTGCCATTATTCTCCTGGGTGGAGGTGGGTCTTATAGCCTGCTGCACTACTACCTCTACAATGCTACTGATCAGGCCATGCAAGTGAAGATGGCCCTGCTGATGAATCAATATGGATTGTCGTTGCCCGATGAGTTGGCCGATGCCGAACAAGACTGGCTTGAAAATAAAGGGCAGTCGCTGCCGACGCCGACGCCTGTCCCTGTGATTGCGCATGAGTCAGAAGATGAAGAAAGAGAAGAAGGGGAAGAAAGTGACGAAGATGACGAAGGTGACGATGAATATTCTCAGCCCAGCGCATATTCAGAAGAACATTCTGAAGAAGGTCCCTATGACGAGGAGTTAGCTCCGGTTTTTGTGCTGCCGTTGAATGCCAATAGCGAATTGATCACCGCCACAAACCTGCCCGTAGCACCCATTACCCAAGATAAGGCCGCAGCCGCAGCAGCACTTTTGACGGGTTCCGACCTGCGCACGATCCGGCTGGAGGATGGCAGCCGCGCCCGTTTGCTGACCTACCGGGTGATGGTACCCGGTGGCCCGGAATTGCTTCAGGTTGGCAGGCTGCTGCGCGACCAGGACCGAGTCTTGAGTCAATATCTGGTGGGATTGCTGATTCTGGCCGGAATCAGTTCTTTGGCGTTGGGTCTGGGAAGTTGGTGGCTCTCTGGCCGATCATTAAGCCCTGCCCAGCAGGCCTGGAATCACCAACAGGCCTTCGTTTCCAATGCCAGCCACGAACTACGCACTCCATTGACCCTGATCCGGGCAACTGCGGATTATGCCTTGCGTCAGAAAAATCAGGCCGATCAAGCCGATCATCTGCAAACAATCCTCCAGGAATGCGATTATATGAACAATCTGGTGGATGATTTGTTGCTGCTCTCTCGCCTGGATTCCAGTCGATTGCAACTCACGCGCGAAGTAGTAAAACTCCCCGCACTGCTCTCCGAAATCGAGGGGCAATTCTCAATGCTGGCTGCTGCAAAACAGGTTACCTTGAAAGTCATGGACACCACCGGAGCAATTTGGGCAGACCCGATTCGTTTGCGTCAGGTGTTACTAATCCTTTTGGATAATGCGCTGCGTTTTACACCTTCTCAGGGGAGTATCCAACTCGCCACACGCCAGCATGATAAAGAGTGTCAAATCCTGGTCAGCGATCAAGGGATTGGCATTTCCCCGGAGCATCTACCCCATATTTTTGAACGCTTTTACCAAATCAACAATCCAGGGGTTGATGATTCGCACAATAATGGTTTAGGATTATCCATTGCAAAAGAGTTAGTTGAAGCCCAGGGTGGAAAAATCTCGCTGCAAAGCCAGGTAGGCAAAGGGACATTGGTCATACTGACTTTTATGAACGCATAA
- a CDS encoding thioredoxin family protein: protein MDGLEVEFPTQLKVVRVDVQSAFGRELAREYGTFTPTFVLFDAQGEELWRVVGSLDAEKVRQSIP from the coding sequence GTGGATGGGTTAGAAGTAGAATTTCCAACACAGTTGAAAGTTGTACGCGTGGATGTTCAATCGGCCTTTGGGCGTGAACTGGCCCGTGAGTATGGCACTTTTACCCCAACGTTTGTACTCTTCGATGCACAAGGCGAAGAACTCTGGCGCGTTGTTGGCAGTTTGGATGCCGAAAAAGTGCGCCAGTCGATTCCCTAA
- a CDS encoding FAD:protein FMN transferase encodes MQKISFRAMGCQMMAALDNPSARAQNRLDRVPEWFDVWEQSLSRFRQDSELSKLNQSMGMMQTVSPVLWDVFLLSLEVAGRSSGLINPLVLDALLQAGYSQSFEKMKPSGNGNHSTPRSPIPTVDGLHWDASSRAIQLAPNTHLDFGGIAKGWAAQTAMNKLKIYAPSLVDAGGDIAISGWRADGKPWLIAIADPRQPGEQLGMLQVGRCGIATSGTDYRRWKTGSDWQHHIIDPRSGKPAETDVLSVTAVAPTVIEAEMAAKVVLISGSQHGLEWLDKQPLIEGLVVLEDGSILESQKFKQYRLE; translated from the coding sequence ATGCAAAAAATATCGTTCAGAGCTATGGGCTGCCAGATGATGGCAGCCCTCGATAATCCTTCTGCGCGGGCGCAAAACCGCCTGGATCGGGTTCCCGAATGGTTTGATGTTTGGGAGCAAAGTTTGAGCCGCTTCCGGCAGGATAGTGAACTTTCAAAGTTGAATCAATCCATGGGGATGATGCAGACGGTCAGCCCGGTTTTGTGGGATGTTTTCCTACTCTCTCTGGAAGTTGCCGGACGCAGCTCGGGGTTGATCAACCCCCTCGTGCTGGATGCCTTGCTCCAGGCCGGATACAGCCAAAGCTTCGAGAAAATGAAGCCTTCGGGCAACGGGAACCACTCCACCCCCCGCTCGCCGATTCCCACGGTGGATGGCCTGCACTGGGACGCCTCATCCCGCGCCATCCAGCTTGCTCCCAATACACATCTGGATTTCGGCGGCATTGCCAAAGGCTGGGCGGCGCAGACGGCTATGAACAAGTTGAAAATCTACGCCCCATCCCTGGTGGATGCGGGCGGCGACATCGCCATCAGCGGTTGGCGCGCAGACGGCAAGCCCTGGCTGATTGCCATCGCCGACCCCCGCCAGCCGGGCGAACAACTGGGGATGCTCCAGGTGGGGCGCTGCGGGATCGCGACTTCGGGAACCGATTACCGGCGCTGGAAAACCGGCTCGGACTGGCAGCATCATATCATCGACCCGCGCAGCGGCAAACCCGCAGAAACCGATGTGCTCAGCGTCACTGCTGTTGCGCCAACCGTCATTGAGGCTGAAATGGCTGCCAAAGTTGTCTTGATCTCAGGCAGCCAGCATGGCCTGGAATGGTTGGACAAGCAACCCCTTATCGAAGGGCTGGTAGTACTCGAAGATGGCTCGATTTTAGAGAGTCAAAAATTTAAGCAATATCGTTTGGAGTAA
- a CDS encoding FAD-binding oxidoreductase — protein MKATTYDVIMAGGGLMSCATAYYLLKADPALKVAIIEMDTTYAKNSTVLSDGNTRLQFNLKENIRISLYALEMLKTFANDMAVDDVKPAVNFRQQGNLFLTDEANLENARAGQAMQQSLGCDVEWWSPEEVVAHFPLISTNGIAGGAFGRLDGTMDPHAVLMAFKNKAIALGADFIEAEVSAITRTGARVSGVVLASGEMLNSKFVLNGAGAWATGLARTADLELPISPVMRQVFILETEANPEEIYPLTVFPSGMYLVHEHENCWMCGQSFDDDPIGFDFSTNRNTFMDKMWPDLVEYAPAFDRLKITGAWAGLYAVNTFDGNAILGEWPELQGFMLANGFSGHGFQQCHAVGRYLAELILGQTPKLDLSIFSPKRILENKPVFEGHGKLV, from the coding sequence ATGAAAGCCACAACCTACGATGTCATTATGGCGGGCGGCGGGCTGATGAGTTGTGCCACCGCTTATTATTTGCTCAAAGCTGATCCCGCGCTCAAGGTCGCCATCATCGAGATGGACACCACCTACGCCAAAAACTCCACCGTGCTCTCCGACGGCAACACGCGCCTGCAATTCAATCTGAAAGAAAATATCCGAATTTCGCTCTACGCCCTCGAAATGCTGAAAACCTTCGCCAACGATATGGCTGTAGATGATGTCAAACCGGCGGTCAATTTTCGACAGCAGGGCAATCTCTTCCTCACCGACGAAGCCAATCTCGAAAACGCCCGCGCCGGGCAGGCGATGCAGCAAAGCCTGGGCTGCGATGTCGAGTGGTGGAGTCCCGAAGAAGTTGTAGCGCATTTTCCGCTTATCAGCACCAACGGCATCGCCGGGGGCGCCTTTGGGCGGCTGGATGGCACGATGGACCCCCATGCCGTGTTGATGGCGTTTAAGAACAAAGCCATCGCATTAGGCGCCGATTTCATTGAGGCCGAAGTCAGCGCAATCACCCGGACGGGCGCACGCGTCTCCGGGGTGGTGCTTGCTTCCGGTGAAATGCTAAACTCGAAGTTTGTTCTCAACGGCGCGGGGGCCTGGGCTACCGGGCTGGCGCGCACCGCCGACCTGGAACTGCCCATTAGCCCGGTGATGCGTCAGGTTTTCATCCTTGAAACAGAAGCTAATCCCGAAGAAATATACCCGCTCACCGTTTTCCCCTCCGGCATGTATCTGGTACACGAGCATGAAAATTGTTGGATGTGCGGGCAGTCTTTCGACGATGATCCCATCGGTTTCGATTTCAGTACCAACCGCAATACGTTTATGGATAAAATGTGGCCCGATCTGGTGGAATACGCCCCGGCGTTTGACCGTCTTAAAATCACCGGCGCCTGGGCCGGGTTGTATGCGGTCAACACATTTGACGGTAACGCTATTTTGGGCGAATGGCCTGAACTTCAAGGCTTTATGCTGGCAAACGGATTTTCCGGACATGGCTTCCAGCAGTGCCACGCAGTGGGGCGCTACCTGGCCGAATTGATTTTGGGACAAACGCCGAAGCTTGATCTTTCAATATTTTCCCCCAAACGCATTTTAGAAAACAAGCCCGTCTTTGAGGGGCATGGAAAATTAGTGTAA